Part of the Natronobacterium gregoryi SP2 genome, TTCATCTACGGGATCGCGGTCTTGACGGCGATCCACATCGCGCAGCTACTGGATACTGACATGTTCTGGTTTCGCGTCGTCGATTTCATCCCGCAACTGTTCGTGGCGGTGTTGGTGCTCATCCTCGGCTTTATCATCGCGGACAAGTCGGAACTGATCGTCAGCGAGTATCTTCGCGGTGTAAAGCTACCCGAAGTCTCGCTGCTGCCGAAACTCGTCAAGTACTCGGTTCTCTACGTTACATTCATCATCGCCCTGGCCCAGATCGGCATCCACGTCCTGGCGCTTTTGATCCTGCTTGCGATCTACACCGGCGGACTCGTCGTCGTCTTTGTCGTCGCCTTCAAAGGATTCCTTATCTCGAGTGCGGCGGGAATCTACCTGCTTCTCGAACAGCCTTACAGCATCGGCGACGAGATCGAGATCGGCGACCAGTCGGGGATCGTTCAGGAGGTCGATCTCTTCGTGACGAAGATCGAGAACGACTCCAAGGAGTACATCGTTCCGAATCGG contains:
- a CDS encoding mechanosensitive ion channel family protein codes for the protein MEWQTFLEEPAVIAAAVLALGLVAGYLVGRLNNELLTAAGVPDAVEGTPFERTAQSIGTSTVEIVARLSSWFIYGIAVLTAIHIAQLLDTDMFWFRVVDFIPQLFVAVLVLILGFIIADKSELIVSEYLRGVKLPEVSLLPKLVKYSVLYVTFIIALAQIGIHVLALLILLAIYTGGLVVVFVVAFKGFLISSAAGIYLLLEQPYSIGDEIEIGDQSGIVQEVDLFVTKIENDSKEYIVPNRKVFEDGIVRLRE